ATCACTTATATTAAAACGCAAAACGGACACAACTATCTCGCCTTGGTCACAGACGCCTATTCTAAACAAATTATGGGTTATAAACTCGACAACCATATGAGAACATCGCTTTGCAAAGATGCACTCGCTATGGCTATTAAAAACAGAAAGTCCCCTAACCAAGAACTCATTCATCATTCTGATAGAGGCTTCCAGTATTGTAATCCTAAATACACAAGCTTTGCTGAAAACAATGGCATTACAATGAGCATGACCGAACAATACGACCCTTATGAAAATGCTGTAGCTGAAAGAATTAACAGAACTCTTAAATATGAATATGGTTTAAAGCAAACCATCAAAAACACTGAAATAGCTAGAGATATGACTCATCAAGCTGTATATATTTATAATAACCTAAGAACGCATTTTAGTCTCGACCTTAGAA
This genomic window from Flavobacterium sp. CS20 contains:
- a CDS encoding IS3 family transposase — encoded protein: MFQKVKITSPQLTLTTCKKYKNLVKDQVPRRPEQLWVSDITYIKTQNGHNYLALVTDAYSKQIMGYKLDNHMRTSLCKDALAMAIKNRKSPNQELIHHSDRGFQYCNPKYTSFAENNGITMSMTEQYDPYENAVAERINRTLKYEYGLKQTIKNTEIARDMTHQAVYIYNNLRTHFSLDLRKPAEVHLNPNIKYKSYRKNNLNLQEIKI